Proteins from a genomic interval of Osmia bicornis bicornis chromosome 11, iOsmBic2.1, whole genome shotgun sequence:
- the LOC114877741 gene encoding LOW QUALITY PROTEIN: peroxisomal N(1)-acetyl-spermine/spermidine oxidase (The sequence of the model RefSeq protein was modified relative to this genomic sequence to represent the inferred CDS: deleted 1 base in 1 codon) — translation MIMAESTKKAEDDKVKCKILIVGAGMAGLSAANHLLKNHETDFLIVEARGRIGGRIVAIKLGNEKVELGANWIHGVLGNPMFELAMANGLINIVRVPRPHKVVAAMEDGKQLPFPVLQEIYEAYVCFLRRCEEYFLSSYSPPDGITSVGAHVALEAEIYLSSLPVEERKIRQLLFDCLLKRETCITGCDSMEDVDLLEMGSYAELQGGNISLPDGYSAILEPVAKHIPKTSILTRHVVTKIRWQRKKCADNANNDNNTPNNTNTCIEIQCGNGKTILAEQVICTLPLGVLKENAKDIFEPPLPNYKLEAIDRLLFGTVDKIFLEYERPFLNPGVSEVMLLWDDRGLTEEEKQDVSKTWFRKIYSFTKISETLLLGWISGKAAEYMEKLSGAEVADVCTSILRRFLNDPFVPAPKNCLHTSWHSQPYTRGSYTAMAVGASQLDINRLAEPIFQEDDPTKIAVAFAGEHTHSSFYSTVHGAYLTGRTAAQALLESQKNEKNLLSLSCEDTSDLSSWIQGISLN, via the exons ATGATCATGGCGGAATCTACGAAGAAGGCAGAAGATGATAAAGTTAagtgtaaaattttaattgttggCGCTGGTATGGCCGGATTATCGGCCGCAAATCACTTGCTAAAAAATCACGAAACTGATTTTTTGATTGTCGAAGCGCGAGGCCGGATAGGTGGTCGGATCGTTGCCATAAAACTCG GCAATGAGAAGGTAGAATTAGGAGCAAACTGGATTCATGGAGTATTAGGAAATCCAATGTTTGAATTAGCAATGGCAAATGGATTAATAAATATCGTACGTGTACCAAGGCCTCATAAAGTAGTAGCAGCTATGGAAGATGGAAAACAATTGCCTTTTCCAGTTTTACAAGAAATTTATGAAGCTTATGTATGTTTTCTAAGACGGTGCGAAGAGTACTTTCTAAGCTCTTATAGCCCTCCAGATGGTATAACCAGTGTTGGAGCACACGTAGCACTGGAAgctgaaatttatttatcctCGTTACCagttgaagaaagaaaaattagacAACTATTGTTTGATTGTTTACTTAAAAGAGAGACCTGTATTACTGGCTGTGATAGCATGGAAGATGTTGATCTCTTGGAAATGGGCTCTTACGCAGAACTTCAGGGTGGAAATATTAGTCTTCCAGATGGATACAGTGCAATATTGGAACCAGTTGCAAAACACATACCAAAAACTAGCATTTTAACTAGACACGTAGTTACTAAAATAag gTGGCAAAGAAAGAAATGCGCGGACAATGcaaataacgataataatacACCCAATAATACAAATACATGTATCGAAATACAATGTGGAAATGGA AAAACAATCCTAGCAGAACAAGTAATTTGTACATTGCCATTAGGAGTACTTAAGGAAAATGCTAAAGATATATTTGAACCGCCTCTACCAAATTACAAACTTGAAGCCATAGATAGACTTCTGTTTGGTACtgtagataaaatatttttggaaTATGAGAGACCATTTTTGAATCCTGGTGTATCTGAAGTTATGCTTTTGTGGGATGACAGAGGATTGACAGAAGAGGAGAAACAAGATGTTAGTAAAACGTGGTTTAGGAAGATATATTCTTTTACGAAAATTTCAGAAACTTTGTTGTTGGGATGGATATCAGGAAAGGCTGCTGAATATATGGAGAAGTTAAGTGGTGCAGAAGTCGCAGATGTATGCACATCAATATTGAGAAGATTTCTTAACGACCCATTTGTGCCGGCACCAAAGAATTGTTTGCACACGTCGTGGCATTCACAGCCGTATACGCGCGGTTCCTACACTGCTATGGCTGTTGGAGCAAGTCAATTAGATATTAATCGTTTAGCTGAGCCTATATTTCAAGAGGATGATCCTACAAAAATTGCTGTAGCATTTGCAGGTGAACATACACATTCTTCCTTTTATAGTACTGTACATGGAGCATATTTAACTGGCCGAACCGCTGCCCAAGCACTTCTAGAATCGCAAAAGAATGAGAAAAATTTGTTGAGTCTCAGTTGTGAAGACACAAGCGATCTCAGTTCGTGGATACAAGGAATTTCCTTGAACTAA